The sequence TCTTTTCTCCGCCGCAGCACCATTGCCTTGGCGGGCCAAAAGTGGGCCGAGCGTCATGGGGGCCGAATGCCGTCCACAACATCCCCTTGGGCTTGAGCCCTCCGGGACCGGCGGCGCTTAGGCGCAAGAGACCGCTAAAGCAAGGAATTTGCGACCGGATGCGGGTTCAGATCGCCGGTTTATAGCCGCTCCGCTTGAGCGTGACGATGTAAGCCGAAAGATCGCGCACCTGCCCACGGTCGAGCTTGAACTGCATCGCATCAGGATAGTTGTGCGCATTGCGCAGATACTGGCGCAGGGTGGCGCTGGTCAGGCCCTTGCGGTTGGCGATATCCTCGAACCCCGGGCTTTCCGGATTGGGTGAGCTGCTGTTGACAGTCACGGCGTGACAGGCCGCGCAGCGGGCTTCCGCCACGACCCGGCCGCGCTCGGCTTCGGCCATCCGGCGTTCCTCGACAGGCTTGGGCTGGCTGAATGCAGCCGTGGCAACGGCCAGTGCGGCGAGGGCGACAAGGTAAAGCCTTGGCATGATCAGCGCCGCTCCTCGGCAATGGCAATCGCTGCGGCAATCGCTGCGTCGCGGCCAAGGTCGCTGGTGTCGAGCAGTACCGCATCAGCGGCAGCCACCAGCGGCGCTTCGGCCCGGGTGCGGTCGCGTTCGTCACGGGCCTCCAAATCGGCGGCGATTTCCGCCAGCGCAACAGCGCGACCCTGGTTCTGCATTTCCCTAAAGCGCCGCTCGGCTCTGGCTGGGACCGAGGCGACGACAAACAGCTTCACCTCGGCTTCTGGCGCGATCACCGTGCCGATGTCGCGCCCGTCGAGCACGGCGCCACCGGGCTGCGCCGCAAAGGCGCGCTGGCGTTCGTAAAGCGCCTGGCGCACGCCAGGATGGACCGAGACACGGCTGGCCAGGCCACCAGTCGCTTCGCTGCGCAATTCGGGATCGTCAAGCAGGTGTTCGTGGAAGGTGCAGGCCGCAAGGGCATCAGCCGGATCGTCCGGATTGCCGCCATTCAGCGCCACTTGCCGTCCGACCGCACGATAGAGCAGTCCGGTATCGAGGTGCGGCAGGCCGAAATGCGCGGCCAGTGCCTTGGCAATCGTGCCCTTGCCCGATGCGGTCGGACCATCGACGGCGATGATCATTGCGCCTGCTTCCTTGCCCTGATGGCCTTGGCCAACCCCCAGATCGCTATGGCTGCCCAGAATCCTTCGAGCACCAGCGATGCGAGGTTTGTATTCACCAAGAGCGAGATTGTCAGCAGGACAGCGCCGGCCAGATTCACGCCGTGCTGGAGGAAGGGGTTGGGGCGTTCAACCTGGGTGACGTAACCATAGGCGAAGATGATGCAGGCCATCCCGGCAAAGCCAACCGCATCGATCAGCGTGACCGTCACCGGGACAGCCCGTCGAGCAGGGCCTCAAACATCGGGAAGCTGGTCGCAATGGGACGCGTGTCATCGACTTCCACCCCGTCGCGGCTGGCAAGGCCGGCGACCGCCATGCTCATTGCAATGCGGTGATCGAGGTGGGTCTTGGTTCGCGAGTTGCTGGTCCCGCGCAGCGGCCCGCCGCCAGAGCCTTCAATGGTCAGACCGTCCTCGGTTTCGGTAACGCGCGCTCCGGCCCCAGCGAGGGCCGCTGCCATGACCGAGATCCGGTCGCTTTCCTTCACCCGCAGTTCCTCAAGCCCTGTGGTCACCGTAGTCCCTTCGGCGAGGGCGGCGGCAACAAACAGCACCGGGAACTCGTCGACCATGCTGGGGACCACCGCCGGGTCGATTTCGATGCCGTTCAGCGCGGAATGGTGCACCACCAGATCGGCCACCGGCTCACCGCCCACTTCGCGGCGGTCCACTTCGTCAATCTGCCCGCCCATCTGGCGCAGCACTTCGATCAGCCCGGCGCGGGTCGGGTTCAGGCCGACATTCTGGATGGTCAGCTCGCTCCCCGGCACAACCAGCGCGGCGACAATGAAGAAGGCAGCGGAAGAAGGGTCGCCCGGTACCTCGATCGTCTGGGGCTTCAACTCGGCCTCGCCAACCAGGCGAATCACCCGCGCGCCATCGGCGGCGATTTCGACTGAGAGGTCAGCGCCGAAACCACGCAGCATCCGTTCGGAATGGTCGCGGGTAGGAACGGGCTCAATCACGGTCGTTATGCCGGGGGCGTTCAGACCGGCCAGCAGTAAGGCGCTTTTGACCTGGGCGCTGGCGACCGGCAGGCGGTATTCGATTGGCACGGCGGGGAGGGCACCGCGCACAGTAAGCGGCAGACGGCCACCTTCGGATGCCTCGAACGCCGCGCCCATCTGGCTCAGCGGTTCGATCACCCGGCCCATCGGGCGCTTGGAGAGACTGGCATCGCCGATGAAGGTGGCGGTGATCGGATGGCTGGCCACCAGGCCCATCAGCAACCGCGTAGAAGTGCCGGAATTGCCCATGTCGAGCGGGTTCTGTGGCTGCAGCAGCGCGCCGACGCCCACGCCGTGGACCGACCATTCGCCATTGCCCAGGCGCTCTACCGATGCCCCCATCGCCCGCATCGCGGCGGCGGTGGAGAGCACGTCTTCACCTTCCAGCAGACCGGTCACGCGCGTCTCACCCACGGCCAGTGCCCCCAGCATGATCGAGCGGTGGCTGATCGATTTATCGCCCGGCACGCGGATCGTGCCCCGCAGCGGGCCGGATGGCATGAAGCGGCGCGGCTTCATCGCAGCGGGATCGGCGTTGGACACGGCGGCACTTTCACGGATAGAGCGGCAATTGCGCGCGGCTTTTGACAGCGGGCGCGGGCTATGGCAAGGCGCGCGCCGCGCTGGGACAGGCGCAAGCCGTCTCCAATACGTATGAAGAGTTTTCAGCCCGTCGCCGCGGCGAAGGGCAGCATTGAGGAATTGACATGGTCAAGGCTGAATGGGGCGCCAAGCACGGTTGCCCAAAGTGCGGCACCCGCTTTTACGATCTGGGCAAGGATGACCCGATCACCTGCATCGAATGCGGCTATGCCTGGCATGCCGATCCGGTGCTGAAGTCAAAGCAGCCGATCCCTTATGAAGAAGTCCAGAAGGCCAAGGTCGAAGAGGTCGAGGATGTCGATCTGGCCGATCCGGATCTGGATATCGACGAAGATGGCGATTCGCCTGACAACGACGTCGATCTGGGCGGCGACGATGACCTTGGCGTGGGCGTTGGCGACGACGACGGCGACGAGAACTA comes from Novosphingobium ginsenosidimutans and encodes:
- a CDS encoding c-type cytochrome gives rise to the protein MPRLYLVALAALAVATAAFSQPKPVEERRMAEAERGRVVAEARCAACHAVTVNSSSPNPESPGFEDIANRKGLTSATLRQYLRNAHNYPDAMQFKLDRGQVRDLSAYIVTLKRSGYKPAI
- a CDS encoding (d)CMP kinase, giving the protein MIIAVDGPTASGKGTIAKALAAHFGLPHLDTGLLYRAVGRQVALNGGNPDDPADALAACTFHEHLLDDPELRSEATGGLASRVSVHPGVRQALYERQRAFAAQPGGAVLDGRDIGTVIAPEAEVKLFVVASVPARAERRFREMQNQGRAVALAEIAADLEARDERDRTRAEAPLVAAADAVLLDTSDLGRDAAIAAAIAIAEERR
- a CDS encoding CBU_0592 family membrane protein; translated protein: MTVTLIDAVGFAGMACIIFAYGYVTQVERPNPFLQHGVNLAGAVLLTISLLVNTNLASLVLEGFWAAIAIWGLAKAIRARKQAQ
- the aroA gene encoding 3-phosphoshikimate 1-carboxyvinyltransferase, whose product is MKPRRFMPSGPLRGTIRVPGDKSISHRSIMLGALAVGETRVTGLLEGEDVLSTAAAMRAMGASVERLGNGEWSVHGVGVGALLQPQNPLDMGNSGTSTRLLMGLVASHPITATFIGDASLSKRPMGRVIEPLSQMGAAFEASEGGRLPLTVRGALPAVPIEYRLPVASAQVKSALLLAGLNAPGITTVIEPVPTRDHSERMLRGFGADLSVEIAADGARVIRLVGEAELKPQTIEVPGDPSSAAFFIVAALVVPGSELTIQNVGLNPTRAGLIEVLRQMGGQIDEVDRREVGGEPVADLVVHHSALNGIEIDPAVVPSMVDEFPVLFVAAALAEGTTVTTGLEELRVKESDRISVMAAALAGAGARVTETEDGLTIEGSGGGPLRGTSNSRTKTHLDHRIAMSMAVAGLASRDGVEVDDTRPIATSFPMFEALLDGLSR
- a CDS encoding TIGR02300 family protein, with protein sequence MVKAEWGAKHGCPKCGTRFYDLGKDDPITCIECGYAWHADPVLKSKQPIPYEEVQKAKVEEVEDVDLADPDLDIDEDGDSPDNDVDLGGDDDLGVGVGDDDGDEN